The region TTTTTGTTCGTTGGCGGCAGCTGACAACTCTTCAACGATTGAAGAAGTATGGACAAGTTGGGTTTGGATTTTTTCTATATTCCCTAAAACACTACCTGACATGGACTCTGTTCCTTCTGTGGAACCGTGAATTTTTTCTGCACTGACCTTGGTTTCTTCTGCGTTCTTTAAAATTTTATCCATTTCAACTTGAACAGTTTCAAACTCCAATGATCCTACTTCCACTTCACTGAGTCCTTCTTGGATATCCGTAACAGTTTGTAAAATTTTGGATGTCAACTCGGCTATAAAAGCTGAGATTTCTTTGACCGATTTATTGGACTGGTCTGCCAATTTTCCCACTTCACCAGCAACCACAGCAAAGCCTTTACCTGCCTCTCCTGCCCTTGCCGATTCGATCGATGCGTTTAAAGAAAGTAAGTTGGTTTTTTCAGAAATGGCAGCAATGGTTTCTGTAATTTTTCGGATGACCTTTGTTTTTTCACCCAAATCTTTGATGGTTTCCGAAGTTTTGATAATTTGTTTTTTTGCTTTATTGAACTGGGCAATGGCTTTATCAGAACGTTCCTTTCCTGAAATAGAAAACTGGTAAGCCTCGGTTGATTCGACTTGAACTGTATTTGACTCAGATCGTATGCTACTAATTAGGTGGTTTAATGAATCCATTTGATGGAAAATACTTTCTGAACTTTCGCGAGTGATATTACTAGAATCGGCAAGAGTAAACATAGCATTCGAAAGTTCTTGGAAGGCAATGTGGATATGTTCCACTGCATGGGTAAGCCCAGCAATCTGCGACTTCACAATTTCTGCGTTCCCAATCAGTTGGGAAATCATCCCCCGAAATTCTACCTGCGTTTTTCGAATCAAATTAAGAAGTTCCGAATTCTCACCGGCATTTTCTAAATCGACATCAAACTTAAGTTTTCCCCGATTCAAATTCTCTAGATATTTTTTTGCTTTTAAATACGATTGGGAATTTCTTGTGACCTTCACATACCCAAATGCCGTCACAAGAAAAAAGAGAACAAAACCAATTCCGAAATACAAAGGACTACTTAAAAATGGAAAACTTAGATTTGATTTTAGAAAAAACAAAACGAGTAGCATTCCACTAACAAACGTTTGCAATAGAAAAGTAGATCGGATGGAAACACTCGCCAAAAACCCCATCTTTTTTGGTTTCCATTTTCCAGAATTGATTTTGGTATATAGTTCCTCAGCTTCCCGAATTTGGTCTATCGTAGCCTTGGTTCGCACCGACATATAACCTACATGTTTTCCATCTTCGTAAATGGGAGAAACATTGGCATCGACCCAATAAAAATCACCAGACTTTGCACGATTTTTGACGACCCCCACCCAAGAGTTTTCGGCCTTTACGGTATCCCATAAATCTTGGAAGGCGAGTTTCGGCATATCAGGGTGGCGGATGAGATTGTGTGGTTCACCCACAAGTTCCTCTTCTGAATACCCGCTGATGCGTAAAAAATCTGCATTCACATAGGTGATGATTCCCTTCAAATCTGTTTTGGAAGTGATCTTTGTCCCTTCAGGGAACTCGATTTCTTTGTCGGTAATTGGCAGATTCTTGCGCATAAATTCGTTATAACAAAGGATCTAGAATCATCCAAGAACAAATTAGAATATTTCCAAACCTAACTGTAGTAAGAAACAAAGGTTTCTGAAATCCAGATAGGGACTTAGCTTGACATTTAGACTTTTTTGTCATATCTTCTCTCGGGACGAAGAACCAGACAACGGAAGGGCCGATAGGATGGATCAGGTGGAAACGTGAAACGAGAAACTCTCTTCTGGGATCTAACCCTAAAACTCGAAGCGTTTACCCATACCGTCCCTGTTCCTTTTGCGGTGTATTATGCCATCATCACCCAAAAAATGGAACCAGACCACTGGCGGATTTTTATCGCACTCTGTGTGGTTTTTGCAACTGGGATTGGGCTCCTTGGAACCTTTGTCCGCCACCTCCTTCTCAAGTATGTCTTCGCTAAAATAGAAAGAATACCCATTCCAAAAGCCGGAATTTCGTCTTTATCGAAAGAAGAAATCAATTATGCAAAGTCGGTTAAAATTCTCCTTTTTCGATATCCATTATTAGAAGCCATCATCATCGTGATACGCTGGTTATCTGGTGTTATTCCCATCAGCCTTTTGTTTTTTCACTTAGTGGCTTATATGCCTTCTGTTGCCCGTTCTGCTATTTTTACCTTTGTGATGATTGCACCCATTTCCTTTGTAACGTATTATTTTATTTCTGAAAGTTGTATCCGGCGGCTTTTTGACCTCCCACAAATTAAAAACATCGAACTCCAAGAAAAGGACATTCCTAAGTTCAATTATTTTGCGAGGATTCTTATTGCCTTTTTTAGTTTGGCTGCCCTTCCCTTTGTTATTTTTTCATACATTCTTTATTCTCTCGCAATGGGTGAAATAGCGGTAGAAGATCCAATGATCCCCATTGTTACAGTTTCTTTTATTTTTATCATTCCTCTGGTTGTCTGCTCTTATGTGGTTGCCAAGTCAGTGAATGAAGGCTTAAACGAAACTAGTAGATCCTTGGGAGAACTTTCCAAGGGAAACTTTGATGTGCTCGTCACTCCTAAATCCAGTGATGATTTCGCCAAACAAGCATTTTATCTAAACTCGGTGATAAGCAAACTAAAAGGTATGTATGAGGAAATCAAAAACCTCAACGAAGGTTTGGAAGAAAAAGTCACTTTAAGAACCAACGAACTCAATCAGTCCTTACAAGATATTAGTAAACTGAAAATACAACAAGATGGAGATTATTATCTCACCTACCAACTTTTAAGTCCTCTCGCGATTAAAGATGTAGTTTCAAAACATTTGGAAGTGGATCATCTTGTAAGACAAAAAAAAGTTTTCGAATACAAAGATAGAAGGTATGACATAGGCGGCGATATCAATATATCCCATTCGATAATTTTGCAAAAAAGAAAGTTTTTACTTTTTGTCAATGCAGATGCTATGGGTAAGTCTATGCAAGGTGCCGGTGGTGCCCTCGTTTTTGGTGCTGTTTTCCAATCCATAGTCCAAAGAACAAAATCAGACCCCGGATACGAACAAATAGGCCCAGAGGACTGGTTAAAATCAAACCTACAAGAAATGCATATGATTTTCGAAGCCTTTGATGGAACCATGTTAGTTTCTCTCACCATGGGTTTGTTAGAAGAAGATACCGGAAAGTTATACTTCCTAAATGCAGAACACCCTCCTATTGTTTTGTATAGAAAAGAAAAAGCAGAATACCTTCTAGCAGATGTATCCTACAGAAAACTAGGAACCTTAGGTGCCACACCCATACAAAACATAAAAGAGTTTCAACTAACACCCGGAGATGTGTTGATCATCGGGTCTGATGGAAAAGACGACTTACTCCATTTAGATGAAACTGGGAAATGGGAGATCAATTCAGATGAACAAATGTTCCTAAAACTTGTTGAATCCACTCAAGGGAACTTACTTGCCATCTCCAACCAAATTGAATCCTTGGGACAAGTCATAGACGATATTTCTTTGATACGAATCTGTTATTTACCCAAAACTTTGTCATCATCATAAGCTGAATTCATCGAAAGACCGGAAATTTCTGATTCCAGATACAGATTACAAACAGTCCAATACTTAAATCCAAAATGAACCAAACAAAATTAAAACTCCCCATAAAAATGGGATATGGATTGGCCGAAACCGGTATAACGGCCGTTCAACTCTTCACTCAAATTTATTTACTCAAATATTATACTGAAATTGTTGGATTAAACTCGAGTTTGGCCGGGATCGCTCTTTCCATTTCCGTCATTTGGGACGCTGTGAGTGACCCACTGATGGGACGTATCTCTGACCACACCCATACAAAATGGGGGAGAAGAAGACCCTATATTTTACTTGGTGGGATTTTACTTTCGTTGGCCGTTCTTCTTCTTTTTTCACCCCCACACCTCACTACCCAAATCGGAAAATTTTCTTATCTTTTATCTGTTTATCTTTTTGTAAATACAGCCATGACCATCATCTCTGTTCCCCATATTGCTCTCGGAGGGGAACTTAGTTTTGAACGAAACGAAAGGACGTCCATTTTTGGATGGAGGTTATTTTTTAGTAATATAGGAATGCTCGTTGGGATGATTGTACCTGCTGCCATATTACAATCTTTAGGTGATGAATCCGCAAAAAACAATATCATCACCTCTCGCACAGTGGCAGGTGAAATTGTTTCTTTGGTCATTTTAGGATCATCCATCATCACCTTTTTAGTGACCAAAGGCAAAGATATATCAAGTCCCAAACCAGAAAATAAAATCTCTTTTGTTACTTCATTTACATCAGTATTAAAAAATAAAATGTTTCTCATCCTACTTTTTGCATTTATCATTGCGACGATAGGAAGAACTTTCAATTCAAGTATAGCGCTTTACTACTACGAACACAGGTTAGGTCTCAAAGAGTCACTTGTGGTCATCAACATCCTCTTACCATTTTTTTTAGTCCTTCTCCTTTCGATTGGGTTTTGGGTTTGGATCGCTAAAAGAATTGGGAAAAAAATACCGGCGTTTCTCGGAGTTTTTGGGCTTGGAGTTCTTACTGTGATTGTTTATCCACTTTTCCCTTATGGGGAACTAAGACCTCCTCTCATCGCTGCTTTTATCGGTGGAATCTGTGCTGGCTCCATCCTCATCATGGATTCCATCCTAACAGATGTTGTAGACTATGATGAATTCAAAACTGGTGAAAAACGAGAAGGATTGTATTTTGGGATTTGGAAGATGGGTGTAAAGTTTTCGCAGGCCTTCGGGATTGCCATCACCGGTTTTTTACTCGATTTCATTGGATTTCAAAATGGTGCGGCCACTCAATCACAAGATGTGGGATTTCGACTTGCTATGATTTTTGGCCCTGGGGTTGGATTCTTTTTTATCTTAGGTTCTCTCCTCTTTTTATTTTTTCCCCTAAGCGACCAAAAACACATCCAAGTCCAAAGAATCTTATTGAAACGAAAACAAAGAGATACACTCTCAAAGGAAAATTGATTTATATGAAACCAGGTCGCAGAGTTCAGTTCATTGCTTTTTTATTAATCTACTTCATTGTTCCATTCTGTGCTTGTTTGTTCACACTGATTTTTGCGAACTATACTGCCTCGGCTTTTTTGCCAAGTAAGTTCCTCGCGCTCTTTGAAGCCACACAAGTCACTAAAGATATAACATTAGCTGTTTTTACTTGGGCTCCCTTTCCTATCATCACCCTTATTTTGTTTGTTTACAGTCTACCCATTGCTAAATTTCTTTTTTCCACTAAAGGTTGTAACTTTATCTCTGAAGAAAGGGCTCGTCACCGAATAGTTCATTCCCCCCTTACCATCAGTTTACTTGGATTTATCGGATGGGAAATCTCTAATTTTTTAAGTG is a window of Leptospira kanakyensis DNA encoding:
- a CDS encoding MFS transporter, yielding MNQTKLKLPIKMGYGLAETGITAVQLFTQIYLLKYYTEIVGLNSSLAGIALSISVIWDAVSDPLMGRISDHTHTKWGRRRPYILLGGILLSLAVLLLFSPPHLTTQIGKFSYLLSVYLFVNTAMTIISVPHIALGGELSFERNERTSIFGWRLFFSNIGMLVGMIVPAAILQSLGDESAKNNIITSRTVAGEIVSLVILGSSIITFLVTKGKDISSPKPENKISFVTSFTSVLKNKMFLILLFAFIIATIGRTFNSSIALYYYEHRLGLKESLVVINILLPFFLVLLLSIGFWVWIAKRIGKKIPAFLGVFGLGVLTVIVYPLFPYGELRPPLIAAFIGGICAGSILIMDSILTDVVDYDEFKTGEKREGLYFGIWKMGVKFSQAFGIAITGFLLDFIGFQNGAATQSQDVGFRLAMIFGPGVGFFFILGSLLFLFFPLSDQKHIQVQRILLKRKQRDTLSKEN
- a CDS encoding methyl-accepting chemotaxis protein — encoded protein: MRKNLPITDKEIEFPEGTKITSKTDLKGIITYVNADFLRISGYSEEELVGEPHNLIRHPDMPKLAFQDLWDTVKAENSWVGVVKNRAKSGDFYWVDANVSPIYEDGKHVGYMSVRTKATIDQIREAEELYTKINSGKWKPKKMGFLASVSIRSTFLLQTFVSGMLLVLFFLKSNLSFPFLSSPLYFGIGFVLFFLVTAFGYVKVTRNSQSYLKAKKYLENLNRGKLKFDVDLENAGENSELLNLIRKTQVEFRGMISQLIGNAEIVKSQIAGLTHAVEHIHIAFQELSNAMFTLADSSNITRESSESIFHQMDSLNHLISSIRSESNTVQVESTEAYQFSISGKERSDKAIAQFNKAKKQIIKTSETIKDLGEKTKVIRKITETIAAISEKTNLLSLNASIESARAGEAGKGFAVVAGEVGKLADQSNKSVKEISAFIAELTSKILQTVTDIQEGLSEVEVGSLEFETVQVEMDKILKNAEETKVSAEKIHGSTEGTESMSGSVLGNIEKIQTQLVHTSSIVEELSAAANEQKQTIAAIEGSISNLAQVADRLDSVAFRFQF
- a CDS encoding SpoIIE family protein phosphatase, with translation MKRETLFWDLTLKLEAFTHTVPVPFAVYYAIITQKMEPDHWRIFIALCVVFATGIGLLGTFVRHLLLKYVFAKIERIPIPKAGISSLSKEEINYAKSVKILLFRYPLLEAIIIVIRWLSGVIPISLLFFHLVAYMPSVARSAIFTFVMIAPISFVTYYFISESCIRRLFDLPQIKNIELQEKDIPKFNYFARILIAFFSLAALPFVIFSYILYSLAMGEIAVEDPMIPIVTVSFIFIIPLVVCSYVVAKSVNEGLNETSRSLGELSKGNFDVLVTPKSSDDFAKQAFYLNSVISKLKGMYEEIKNLNEGLEEKVTLRTNELNQSLQDISKLKIQQDGDYYLTYQLLSPLAIKDVVSKHLEVDHLVRQKKVFEYKDRRYDIGGDINISHSIILQKRKFLLFVNADAMGKSMQGAGGALVFGAVFQSIVQRTKSDPGYEQIGPEDWLKSNLQEMHMIFEAFDGTMLVSLTMGLLEEDTGKLYFLNAEHPPIVLYRKEKAEYLLADVSYRKLGTLGATPIQNIKEFQLTPGDVLIIGSDGKDDLLHLDETGKWEINSDEQMFLKLVESTQGNLLAISNQIESLGQVIDDISLIRICYLPKTLSSS